From the Lathyrus oleraceus cultivar Zhongwan6 chromosome 4, CAAS_Psat_ZW6_1.0, whole genome shotgun sequence genome, one window contains:
- the LOC127137920 gene encoding ATP-dependent Clp protease proteolytic subunit 3, chloroplastic has protein sequence MNQCMQDQYDAYLQLNYALKHIWAHVVIFFEPAKHFTKIDALASLTADDTLDTTNMLLHQRIVFLGSQLDDVTADFVISQLLFLDADDPKKDIKLFINSPGGSVTAGMGIYDAMKLCNADVSIVCFGLAASMGAFLLAAGTKGKRYCMPNSKVMIHQPLGSVGGVGTEVCIRVRELIYRKIKINKILSRITGRPEEQIELDTNRDNFMNPWEAKEYGLIDEVIDDGKPGLVAPIVDATPPPKTQIKDIWEIKGNTKGNLQLSRRG, from the exons ATGAATCAATGCATGCAAGATCAATATGATGCATACCTGCAATTGAACTATGCCTTAAAGCATATTTGGGCACACGTCGTGATTTTCTTTGAACCTGCAAAACACTTCACCAAAATAGATGCTCTCGCTAGTCTGACTGCTGACGACACTCTTGACACTACCAACATGCTTCTCCATCAAAGAATTGTCTTTTTGGGTTCTCAGTTGGATGATGTGACTGCAGATTTTGTAATTAGTCAGCTTTTGTTTTTGGATGCTGATGACCCTAAGAAAGACATCAAGTTGTTTATAAATTCACCTGGTGGTTCTGTTACTGCTGGAATGGGAATTTATGATGCCATGAAGTTATGCAACGCAGACGTGTCAATAGTTTGCTTTGGACTTGCAGCATCCATGGGTGCATTTCTCCTTGCTGCAGGAACAAAAGGGAAGAGATATTGTATGCCGAATTCTAAAGTTATGATCCATCAACCGCTCGGGTCTGTTGGCGGAGTAG GTACAGAAGTGTGCATCCGTGTGAGAGAATTGATATACCGCAAGATTAAGATAAACAAGATACTATCAAGAATTACGGGAAGACctgaagagcagattgaattgGACACGAACCGTGACAATTTTATGAATCCTTGGGAAGCGAAGGAATACGGTTTGATTGATGAGGTTATTGATGACGGAAAACCAGGATTAGTTGCTCCAATTGTAGATGCAACACCACCTCCAAAAACTCAGATTAAAGATATATGGGAAATTAAAGGAAACACAAAAGGTAATCTGCAACTTTCAAGAAGAGGATAA